The Triticum aestivum cultivar Chinese Spring chromosome 7B, IWGSC CS RefSeq v2.1, whole genome shotgun sequence genome window below encodes:
- the LOC123162341 gene encoding agamous-like MADS-box protein AGL61 — protein sequence MTQPPRLHPLVEQATKTLPPLGKKTKGRQRRENRRVEKKESRQVTFSKRKSGLWKKAAELALLCRASLAIVVFSEAGKAFAFGSPSTDAVLGCADVDGNALAPVPAADDVEWEALEALCQETEAMGVEVAAEAERMSAVGKKVVEVQTQAGKRFWWEADVEALGEAELPVFARALQRLRDNVRRHADKMPSAPQPQ from the coding sequence ATGACGCAGCCGCCGCGTTTGCACCCCCTCGTTGAGCAAGCGACCAAGACGCTGCCGCCGCTCGGCAAGAAGACGAAGGGGCGGCAGCGCAGGGAGAACCGCCGGGTGGAGAAGAAGGAGTCGCGGCAGGTGACCTTCTCCAAGCGCAAGTCCGGGCTTTGGAAGAAGGCCGCGGAGCTCGCCCTGCTCTGCCGCGCCAGCCTCGCCATCGTCGTCTTCTCCGAGGCCGGCAAGGCGTTCGCCTTCGGCAGCCCCTCCACCGACGCTGTCCTGGGCTGCGCCGACGTCGACGGCAACGCCCTTGCTCCTGTTCCTGCTGCCGACGACGTGGAGTGGGAGGCCCTGGAGGCGCTGTGCCAGGAGACGGAGGCCATGGGCGTCGAGGTCGCGGCGGAGGCCGAGCGGATGAGCGCCGTCGGGAAGAAGGTGGTGGAGGTGCAGACGCAGGCGGGGAAACGCTTCTGGTGGGAGGCGGACGTGGAGGCGCTCGGGGAGGCGGAGCTGCCGGTCTTCGCCAGGGCGCTTCAGCGCCTCCGGGACAACGTGCGCCGCCACGCCGACAAGATGCCCTCCGCTCCACAGCCGCAGTAG